The proteins below come from a single Kosakonia sp. SMBL-WEM22 genomic window:
- a CDS encoding restriction endonuclease has protein sequence MSNHKKNIDTDWYNFQEEICEHFKNLGANAKTNVTVEGVRGISNIDVVVESKYLGTDFKWFVEAKYWNSNVTKEIVHAFFTVLQNTGADRGFIISKKVFNQVQ, from the coding sequence ATGAGCAACCATAAGAAAAATATCGATACAGATTGGTATAATTTCCAAGAAGAGATTTGTGAACATTTTAAAAATTTAGGTGCCAACGCTAAGACGAATGTTACAGTAGAAGGTGTAAGAGGAATTTCGAATATAGATGTGGTAGTGGAATCCAAATATCTTGGGACTGATTTCAAATGGTTCGTAGAGGCTAAGTATTGGAATAGTAATGTCACAAAAGAAATTGTTCATGCTTTTTTTACAGTGCTTCAAAATACCGGTGCCGATAGAGGTTTCATCATTTCAAAAAAAGTTTTCAATCAGGTGCAATAG
- a CDS encoding zincin-like metallopeptidase domain-containing protein, translating into MTNTLHISLTRAPNAAAATSVSPLDPSGSSKTKFSKTRTDIYQTVTDNIIAALEAGVKPWSCPWQRVSGMSGLPSNYATGVAYSGMNIMLLWSSASKQGFSDSRWLTYKQAQMAGGQVHTRERGTTAIFYTTLEKENDAGEIDHIPMLKTFTVFNVQQIDGLPLTTETVSPEATFDPLPQAENLLRKSGANIIEKGQNAFFNPSTDEVWLPERHLFSDAVNFYATSLHELVHWSGGKKRLNREMKGKFGSAGYAEEELVAELGSAFLMADLGIDGEVQHESYIASWLKALKNDKRFIFKAASASSKAHRYLMDKL; encoded by the coding sequence ATGACGAATACCCTGCATATCTCCCTGACAAGAGCCCCTAACGCCGCAGCGGCGACCAGCGTATCCCCGCTGGACCCGTCAGGCTCCTCAAAAACGAAATTTTCTAAAACCAGAACCGACATTTATCAGACCGTCACCGACAACATCATTGCAGCGCTGGAAGCCGGTGTTAAACCCTGGTCCTGCCCGTGGCAGCGTGTATCCGGCATGTCTGGATTGCCATCTAATTACGCCACCGGCGTAGCCTACAGTGGCATGAATATCATGTTGCTGTGGAGCAGTGCATCAAAACAGGGGTTCAGCGATTCACGCTGGTTGACCTATAAACAGGCGCAGATGGCAGGTGGACAGGTTCACACGCGTGAACGTGGCACCACAGCCATTTTCTACACCACGCTGGAGAAGGAAAACGACGCCGGAGAAATTGACCATATCCCGATGCTGAAAACTTTCACCGTATTTAACGTTCAGCAAATCGACGGCCTGCCCCTGACGACTGAAACTGTCAGTCCGGAAGCAACCTTTGACCCGTTGCCGCAGGCTGAGAATCTGTTACGGAAGAGTGGCGCAAACATCATTGAGAAAGGACAAAACGCCTTTTTCAACCCCTCAACTGATGAAGTCTGGCTACCTGAGCGCCATCTGTTTTCGGATGCGGTTAACTTTTACGCTACCAGCCTGCATGAGCTGGTTCACTGGAGTGGGGGTAAAAAACGCCTGAACCGTGAAATGAAAGGGAAGTTTGGCAGTGCGGGTTATGCAGAGGAAGAACTGGTGGCGGAGCTGGGAAGTGCTTTTCTGATGGCGGATCTGGGGATTGATGGAGAGGTACAGCATGAAAGCTATATTGCTTCCTGGCTGAAAGCGCTGAAAAACGACAAGCGCTTTATTTTCAAAGCGGCCAGCGCCTCCTCTAAAGCGCATCGTTATCTGATGGATAAACTCTGA
- a CDS encoding TIR domain-containing protein, with the protein MVKEIKKNVFVSHHHKDDASVDGISRLAAAKGYHLRNSSIRMKPENQQRVEEKKLSDRTIARLLRMKMRWASQVIVVIGKETHTRPWVNWEIQVAHQLGKPIIGVYENGLKGDVKLPENLEKYATSIVAWRSDAIINALEGKTSFEKPDGTDRDKVQGGNVVC; encoded by the coding sequence ATGGTTAAAGAAATTAAGAAAAATGTTTTTGTTAGCCATCATCATAAAGATGACGCTAGTGTTGATGGGATTTCTCGTTTAGCTGCAGCAAAAGGTTATCATTTACGTAATAGTTCTATCAGAATGAAACCTGAAAACCAGCAACGAGTTGAGGAAAAAAAACTTAGTGATAGAACGATTGCACGTTTACTTAGAATGAAAATGAGGTGGGCTAGTCAAGTTATAGTTGTTATCGGGAAAGAAACGCATACCAGACCTTGGGTAAACTGGGAAATTCAAGTAGCTCATCAACTTGGAAAACCAATCATAGGTGTATATGAAAATGGTTTAAAAGGCGATGTAAAACTACCAGAGAATCTCGAAAAGTATGCAACCTCTATAGTGGCCTGGAGAAGTGACGCCATTATCAACGCACTAGAAGGTAAAACTTCATTTGAAAAACCTGATGGTACGGATCGTGATAAAGTTCAAGGTGGGAATGTCGTATGCTAA
- a CDS encoding adenylate kinase translates to MKIAFMGISGSGKDFLANYLISNYEFVRLSFSDQLKKLANHIYPWMEKDYSPEKKTLSLNITLPTGDFINHSPRDIWLSLDKLREIEEKIFIRMLSEELKALEENEGANKNIIITDIRSNEEFAWCKNNQFTIVHIEPGKIIIIKDTKLTSM, encoded by the coding sequence ATGAAAATTGCATTCATGGGAATATCGGGTAGTGGAAAAGATTTTCTTGCTAATTATCTAATATCCAACTATGAATTTGTTAGATTATCATTTAGCGATCAACTCAAAAAATTGGCCAATCATATTTACCCTTGGATGGAAAAGGATTATAGCCCTGAAAAGAAAACGTTATCACTCAATATAACCTTACCTACAGGCGACTTTATCAACCATTCACCAAGAGATATATGGCTGAGCTTAGACAAACTAAGGGAAATTGAAGAAAAAATATTTATTAGAATGCTATCAGAAGAGTTGAAAGCTTTAGAGGAAAATGAAGGAGCGAATAAAAACATAATAATTACTGACATAAGATCAAATGAAGAATTCGCATGGTGTAAGAACAATCAATTCACAATAGTTCATATAGAACCTGGGAAAATAATAATTATAAAAGATACGAAATTGACAAGTATGTAA
- a CDS encoding thymidylate synthase: protein MKLLEKVLNEGVRVSTRNGDAITIYDVSMILRNPRSRHLSLAGRKNNIFSTFAEAIWVFAGDNRIKPYLTFFLPRAPKYSDDGVTWRAAYGERLYAHGQLENVVQQFKNEGIFTRRAVISLYMPDRDTSESLIKLYNIEHSVDIPCNNLIHFFITPDKNLNIKIVQRSGDLIFGVSNINIFEFSLLQEIVLSMLQREVDSEIKLGYLHHSVTNLHIYDDRIEQANEIHKRKEEQITDLINDDEISFPPSLPNIKSLFCDIVLFLERIITENTYKIDTIEKETEKLKKKIFIEHFVETERNLLWGYAEAALSYIFQERFKQPIVLTAKLSDDFNLSVTSNHFNNSNKERL from the coding sequence ATGAAACTCTTGGAAAAAGTGCTTAATGAAGGAGTTCGTGTTTCGACAAGGAATGGGGATGCTATAACTATTTATGATGTTAGTATGATCTTGCGAAACCCTAGATCAAGACATTTAAGTTTAGCGGGTCGAAAAAACAACATATTCTCCACATTTGCTGAAGCTATATGGGTATTTGCAGGCGATAACCGAATTAAACCATATCTAACTTTTTTTTTACCAAGAGCGCCTAAATACTCAGATGATGGTGTCACTTGGCGAGCAGCTTATGGAGAAAGACTATACGCTCACGGGCAACTTGAAAATGTCGTGCAACAATTCAAAAACGAAGGAATATTTACAAGAAGAGCGGTCATTAGCCTATACATGCCTGACAGAGATACAAGTGAAAGCCTCATAAAGTTATACAACATAGAACATAGTGTCGATATACCTTGTAATAACTTAATTCATTTCTTTATCACTCCTGACAAAAATTTAAATATTAAAATAGTCCAAAGAAGTGGCGATCTAATATTTGGAGTAAGCAATATAAACATTTTCGAGTTTAGTTTACTTCAAGAGATAGTACTTTCAATGTTACAGAGGGAAGTTGATAGCGAGATTAAACTAGGATACTTACATCATTCAGTAACTAATCTTCATATATATGATGATAGAATAGAACAAGCCAATGAAATACACAAAAGAAAAGAAGAACAAATAACAGATTTGATAAACGATGATGAAATATCATTTCCTCCATCACTACCAAATATAAAATCATTATTCTGTGATATAGTCTTATTCCTTGAAAGAATAATAACGGAAAATACATATAAAATAGACACAATAGAGAAGGAAACTGAAAAACTAAAAAAAAAAATATTTATTGAACATTTTGTAGAAACTGAAAGAAATTTACTCTGGGGATATGCAGAAGCAGCTTTATCATATATTTTTCAGGAAAGGTTTAAACAACCAATAGTGTTAACAGCTAAGTTAAGCGATGATTTCAATCTAAGCGTAACTTCCAATCACTTCAATAATTCTAATAAGGAGCGCCTATGA
- a CDS encoding toll/interleukin-1 receptor domain-containing protein — protein sequence MLETNLAKPFLVVYIIWHPDFAGGAGLAEILRGHFRRELYQNVAGGTGLSVIFRSEPLPETGKPLPINFSESETTAVLILAESCMANDPEWGTYLRELSTQSEIAGLGTHLFPIAIEGEGLNLGLEEQALRWDQWIQDGSNNTANLHIRLISELTYEFCRMLRHYLEHLKQPEKDEDDLLNYLKKVQIFLSHSKHDEDGERIARLIREQLHSGHGLSSFFDVHDIPAGLRFHQVLLKQLAQSAVVAIHTDSYSSREWCRREIIEAKRNSVPLVVANCISELDERGFPYMGNVPIVRMDPQQAERINIIIARLLDEVLKDFLWRCRIQLVNTKQSAVQFVPRAPELISLAGLKFPGIGQPTIVYPDPPLSSEEERLFEEVKPGIRLRSFTEWLAEGTS from the coding sequence ATGCTTGAGACGAATTTAGCAAAACCATTTCTTGTTGTTTATATCATTTGGCACCCGGATTTCGCCGGTGGTGCTGGACTGGCTGAAATATTGCGGGGACACTTTCGTCGGGAACTCTATCAGAACGTTGCTGGAGGAACCGGTTTAAGTGTTATTTTTCGTTCTGAGCCTCTACCTGAAACGGGGAAGCCGTTGCCGATCAATTTTTCAGAATCAGAGACCACCGCAGTACTTATACTTGCAGAATCATGTATGGCAAATGATCCTGAATGGGGGACTTACCTTCGGGAGCTATCCACGCAGTCGGAAATAGCTGGACTGGGTACACATCTTTTCCCCATTGCTATTGAAGGAGAAGGATTAAATCTTGGACTGGAAGAGCAGGCATTGCGCTGGGACCAATGGATACAGGATGGGAGTAACAATACTGCAAATCTTCATATACGATTGATTAGTGAGCTTACATACGAATTTTGCAGGATGCTGCGTCATTACCTGGAACATCTGAAACAACCAGAAAAAGATGAAGATGATTTGCTTAATTATCTCAAGAAAGTTCAGATATTCCTTAGCCATTCTAAACATGATGAAGATGGAGAGCGGATTGCTCGTTTGATACGTGAGCAATTACATAGTGGACATGGGTTAAGTTCATTCTTTGATGTCCATGATATCCCTGCTGGGCTTCGGTTTCATCAGGTGCTATTGAAACAGCTGGCGCAAAGCGCAGTTGTTGCCATACATACCGACTCTTATTCCTCGCGTGAATGGTGTCGCAGAGAGATTATAGAAGCTAAACGTAATAGTGTACCTTTAGTTGTTGCCAACTGTATTAGCGAATTGGATGAAAGGGGATTTCCTTATATGGGAAATGTCCCCATAGTGAGAATGGATCCCCAGCAGGCTGAACGAATTAATATCATTATTGCACGCCTGCTTGATGAGGTTCTGAAAGATTTTCTGTGGCGTTGTCGTATACAATTGGTTAATACTAAACAAAGTGCAGTGCAGTTTGTTCCACGTGCGCCAGAGTTAATTTCACTTGCTGGTTTAAAGTTCCCCGGTATTGGGCAACCTACAATTGTATATCCTGACCCACCCTTAAGTTCGGAAGAAGAGCGATTATTTGAAGAAGTTAAACCCGGTATCAGGCTTAGAAGTTTTACCGAATGGCTGGCAGAGGGAACATCATGA
- a CDS encoding TIR domain-containing protein, translating to MHKTFLSYHHANEQDLKDGIIEAFGGASFIDKSVSDGDMSSNVSEDYIMRKIREDYLGDSTVTVVLIGTETANRPFINSEIQASLWGANPAGLIGVIRDEIYSSVFSSGVCSDVFCNCGIGIRTIDWGYEHYLPWLIKKNHSFSKVVPHYEDMDVYCSLVKYSDFIGNNEFYINQAFDKRNVMEPAAKKNPADVPAIRTNLLW from the coding sequence ATGCATAAAACTTTTCTGAGTTATCATCATGCAAACGAACAAGATTTGAAGGACGGAATCATTGAAGCATTTGGTGGTGCGTCATTTATTGATAAGTCCGTAAGTGACGGGGATATGAGCAGTAATGTCAGTGAAGATTACATTATGCGGAAAATTCGGGAGGACTATCTTGGTGACTCTACCGTAACAGTAGTACTCATAGGTACAGAAACTGCCAACAGACCTTTCATTAACTCAGAAATTCAAGCATCTTTATGGGGGGCGAATCCTGCTGGATTAATCGGTGTAATTAGAGATGAAATATATTCGAGCGTATTTAGCTCTGGTGTATGTAGTGATGTTTTTTGCAATTGCGGCATTGGAATTAGAACCATTGATTGGGGTTATGAACATTATCTCCCTTGGTTAATTAAAAAAAATCATAGCTTTTCAAAAGTCGTTCCGCACTATGAGGATATGGATGTTTATTGCTCACTAGTTAAGTATTCAGATTTTATAGGGAATAATGAATTTTATATTAACCAGGCATTTGATAAAAGAAATGTTATGGAACCAGCAGCAAAGAAAAATCCCGCGGATGTTCCTGCTATAAGAACTAATTTACTATGGTGA
- a CDS encoding helix-turn-helix domain-containing protein, translated as MRVVLLALPGSMRSALAGLTDMFWLANQVIEQNHHATARFETQIVTAGGKSVPDAQGRMIESDGAFEGCPDLIIASGMKLNEDKHPIDAEAVAQAAQWVKGCHAKGSVVAGACAGGFVLGEAGLLTDRICTTTWWLFHTFRERYPRAKPVWGKALAEDRNVITTGGPLSWVDLTLHIVANHAGKEIARLMADMAVADSQPLSQQLYAPKGFLNSVDPLLTKAEHLVRYQNPAITVEQLAAALNMTPRTLHRKMRDLLQESPKSFITRVRIESAITLLEMPGNSVSQVAFACGYQDETVFRRAFSAVTGMSPARYKAWSRSRQRAPTEQGG; from the coding sequence ATGCGCGTAGTACTTTTGGCATTACCCGGTAGTATGCGTTCAGCACTGGCGGGGTTAACGGATATGTTCTGGTTAGCCAACCAGGTTATCGAACAAAATCATCACGCCACGGCGCGTTTTGAAACGCAGATCGTGACGGCCGGGGGGAAATCCGTGCCGGATGCGCAGGGGCGAATGATCGAGAGCGACGGCGCGTTTGAGGGATGCCCGGATCTGATTATCGCCAGCGGCATGAAGCTTAATGAGGATAAGCACCCCATTGACGCAGAGGCGGTTGCGCAGGCCGCGCAGTGGGTAAAAGGCTGCCATGCGAAGGGAAGCGTGGTGGCGGGTGCCTGTGCGGGCGGCTTTGTGCTTGGCGAGGCGGGGTTGCTGACCGACAGGATCTGCACCACGACATGGTGGCTGTTCCATACGTTTCGCGAACGCTACCCACGGGCAAAACCGGTGTGGGGAAAAGCACTGGCCGAGGATCGCAATGTCATCACCACTGGCGGGCCGCTATCGTGGGTGGATCTCACGCTGCATATTGTCGCTAACCACGCCGGTAAAGAGATTGCCCGTCTGATGGCGGATATGGCCGTTGCCGACAGCCAGCCGCTCTCCCAGCAGCTCTATGCGCCAAAAGGCTTTCTTAATTCTGTCGACCCGCTATTAACCAAAGCCGAGCATCTGGTGCGCTACCAGAACCCGGCAATCACCGTTGAGCAACTTGCCGCCGCGCTCAATATGACGCCGCGCACACTGCACCGGAAAATGCGCGATCTGCTGCAGGAGAGCCCAAAAAGTTTTATCACCCGGGTGCGGATTGAGAGCGCGATTACGCTGCTTGAGATGCCTGGCAATAGTGTTAGCCAGGTGGCTTTTGCCTGCGGATATCAGGATGAGACGGTATTCCGACGGGCGTTTAGCGCGGTGACCGGTATGTCCCCGGCGCGCTATAAAGCGTGGAGCCGAAGCAGACAGCGCGCGCCGACGGAGCAGGGCGGATGA
- the mobC gene encoding MobC family replication-relaxation protein — MLISSFHERQTRNSKKIEQLLNFLKEETYSDFKTLMLLFGFRDHKSLYSLLAKTEQMGLIQKHVLESRTMKISLWGITSDGLAVVLTPDDKIFPARFEPSKITGWTLEHHLDNQAARLILEKKGASGWINGDRATFISQYQVKHRPDGLLTLPDGNVIAIETERRLKTRTRYQSIIASHLLARTRKQWIYVFYVMPDPQKKRALELLFHSIRHVIINHQHVPLEERHRRVFRVYTFDDLKHLSLGNYT, encoded by the coding sequence ATGTTGATTTCATCCTTTCACGAGCGCCAGACGCGCAACAGCAAGAAAATAGAACAACTGCTTAATTTCCTGAAAGAAGAAACCTACAGCGATTTCAAAACGCTGATGCTGCTATTTGGTTTCCGGGATCATAAATCGCTTTATTCGTTGTTGGCAAAAACTGAGCAAATGGGGTTAATCCAGAAGCATGTGCTTGAATCACGGACAATGAAAATTTCATTATGGGGGATCACCAGCGACGGGCTGGCGGTGGTGTTAACTCCGGATGATAAAATCTTTCCCGCGAGGTTTGAACCATCAAAAATCACCGGCTGGACGCTGGAGCATCATCTTGATAATCAGGCCGCCAGGCTTATTCTGGAGAAGAAAGGCGCTTCGGGATGGATTAACGGCGACCGGGCCACCTTTATCAGCCAGTATCAGGTGAAACATCGCCCGGACGGGTTATTAACCCTGCCTGACGGAAACGTTATTGCCATTGAAACCGAGCGCCGCCTCAAAACCCGAACCCGCTACCAGTCGATTATTGCCAGCCACCTGCTGGCCCGTACCCGCAAACAGTGGATTTATGTTTTTTATGTCATGCCTGACCCACAGAAAAAACGGGCACTTGAGCTGCTATTTCACAGCATCAGACACGTCATCATCAACCATCAGCACGTCCCGCTGGAAGAACGCCACCGTCGGGTGTTTCGCGTTTATACCTTTGATGATCTGAAACACCTGTCATTAGGCAATTATACGTAA
- a CDS encoding nucleotide kinase domain-containing protein, translating into MNSKNDQLFCNVREMKIKTAKPILNEAVIREWFYHQRERTSIYYKKEILNLPPYWTEDKILRNYKFVNTKRTWDKETKWLLTNITNNDKLSYDNKILNSFLFRVVNKSDTFKEIDAPFDFTNMTIRDINEKIREKTLNISTKKPGYVFFSAAYILGGPKFNFGKYLENIEGTTENDMVIRMIKFVYYNQDKIVNGVKSSRNQLEVFEHLKSFSGIGDFLAYQIFIDLTYLANFPFTELNFVISGPGCERGINWIFSNRDGMNSEECLFWFTINQNNIAEKYNEHWNMDEIFHFLPKEERVYTLMDMENSGACEIDKRCRTKFNNKRPKQKYHYQSNNIELFYN; encoded by the coding sequence GTGAACAGTAAAAACGATCAACTTTTTTGTAATGTCAGAGAAATGAAAATTAAAACCGCTAAACCCATCTTAAATGAAGCTGTTATCAGGGAATGGTTTTATCATCAACGAGAGAGAACCTCTATATATTACAAGAAAGAGATACTTAACCTTCCGCCATATTGGACAGAAGACAAGATATTGAGAAACTATAAATTTGTAAATACTAAAAGAACATGGGACAAAGAAACCAAGTGGTTATTAACAAATATAACAAACAATGATAAATTGAGTTATGATAATAAAATACTCAATTCATTTCTATTTAGAGTGGTAAATAAAAGCGATACATTCAAGGAAATTGATGCGCCCTTTGATTTCACAAATATGACGATTCGTGATATTAATGAAAAAATCAGGGAGAAGACTCTCAATATATCCACAAAAAAACCAGGCTATGTATTTTTTAGTGCAGCCTATATTTTAGGAGGTCCGAAGTTTAATTTCGGGAAATACTTAGAAAATATAGAGGGCACAACGGAAAATGACATGGTAATTAGAATGATTAAATTTGTTTATTATAACCAAGATAAAATCGTTAATGGTGTAAAATCATCAAGAAATCAGCTTGAAGTTTTTGAACATTTAAAATCATTTTCAGGGATTGGGGATTTCCTAGCATATCAAATTTTCATAGATCTGACATACTTAGCCAATTTTCCGTTTACAGAGTTGAATTTTGTTATTTCAGGCCCTGGTTGTGAAAGAGGAATTAATTGGATTTTTTCTAATAGAGATGGAATGAATAGCGAAGAGTGTTTGTTCTGGTTCACTATTAACCAAAACAACATCGCGGAAAAATATAATGAACACTGGAACATGGATGAAATATTCCATTTCCTGCCTAAAGAAGAAAGAGTTTACACCTTAATGGATATGGAAAATAGTGGTGCATGCGAGATAGATAAAAGATGCCGAACTAAATTTAACAATAAAAGACCGAAACAAAAGTATCATTATCAAAGTAATAATATAGAATTATTTTATAATTAG
- a CDS encoding alpha/beta hydrolase, with amino-acid sequence MWRNFMLLTVRVFTLLLLTVFATQAKEQTMPDIVLVHGAFTDGSSWSAVIVRLQAMGYHVTAVQNPLTSLQDDVNATRAVIARQHGPVLLVGHSWAGAVISEAGNDPRVKGLVYLSALVPDSHESVADLLTRLHAPMTGLSADEHGLIWLDDSVLFHKVMANDLSRQRAQLLAAAQQPIAAQAFTDTLTHAAWHDKPSWYLVTENDAALNPTVQSAMAKAIGATHVSLYSSHLSMISHADRVAEFIDRAARTLP; translated from the coding sequence ATGTGGCGCAACTTCATGCTGTTAACCGTGCGGGTTTTCACCCTGCTGCTGCTGACCGTTTTTGCCACCCAGGCAAAGGAACAGACTATGCCTGATATCGTTCTGGTCCACGGCGCGTTTACGGATGGTTCAAGCTGGTCGGCAGTGATAGTAAGGCTGCAGGCGATGGGCTATCACGTGACGGCCGTACAAAATCCTCTTACCTCCCTGCAGGATGATGTTAACGCCACCCGCGCAGTTATTGCCCGCCAGCATGGCCCTGTTTTGCTGGTCGGTCACTCGTGGGCGGGCGCGGTGATCAGCGAGGCGGGTAACGATCCGCGCGTCAAAGGGCTGGTCTATCTCTCGGCGCTGGTGCCGGACAGCCACGAGTCTGTCGCCGACCTGCTGACGCGTTTACACGCGCCGATGACGGGCCTGTCCGCCGATGAGCACGGGTTGATCTGGCTTGATGACTCTGTGCTGTTTCATAAGGTGATGGCGAACGACCTCTCCCGCCAGCGGGCGCAGCTGCTTGCCGCCGCACAGCAGCCGATTGCCGCACAAGCCTTTACCGACACCCTCACCCATGCTGCCTGGCACGATAAACCGTCATGGTATCTGGTGACCGAAAATGACGCCGCCCTCAACCCAACCGTACAGAGTGCAATGGCAAAAGCGATCGGCGCGACGCACGTTTCACTCTACTCCAGTCATCTGTCGATGATCTCCCATGCCGATCGCGTGGCTGAGTTTATCGATCGGGCTGCCCGCACTCTTCCCTGA
- a CDS encoding type IV secretion system DNA-binding domain-containing protein: MILNKLTASLSPIVNGMLALLAFVQQQQLMLALLAGLTMPFFASMKSDERQKAPLWKKLIMAFFLLCFLSGTLAPIVIGAFQWLYKIRLTSDNSGLAWSVRIAFTVTGIIFHIMLRRVFTPELDRIKKRLVKKTTLERELRTDVRTVKSLLPETLHYDPLDYIDLNKGIFTGMDRENEPMYLPLKDWQKQHADIIGTTGAGKGVAAGILLYQSILADEGVFVMDPKDDEWAPHLYRKACEDAGKPFALIDLRKQQYQLNLIENITADELDELFVAGFSLAEKGQESDFYRIDDRKAARMAAQFVSDNPSATLRDVYNGDYVQGIAEKIKAFFGKIEELALLNAINSPEGFSLKHIFDEGGCCYVVGSMRNSKIITAQRMLLVRLYQLAEKRDRVTDVPRPIAVYLSELKYHLSRPALEGLGAARDKGVHIIMDHQSIADLKDCPADLKGDAVVGAVVENAKFKLVYRVMDPDTAEWVARMSGTILVDDELRKAKTDNMLTETIDSERTIRQAERFFIDSNMILNLPDFVSFIFTTKALPSASLISPIKVRKRRLKIFSVSPDITATAAPVKIALDFGENDKPAMPDVMTTHPALFFDEIEVKPVKPKPDDEEHLSPLDF; encoded by the coding sequence ATGATTTTAAATAAGCTTACCGCTTCACTGTCGCCGATAGTGAACGGGATGCTGGCGCTGCTCGCTTTTGTGCAACAGCAACAACTGATGCTGGCATTATTAGCGGGGCTAACGATGCCGTTTTTTGCATCAATGAAAAGCGATGAACGGCAGAAAGCCCCGCTCTGGAAAAAGCTGATTATGGCTTTTTTCCTGCTGTGTTTTCTCTCCGGCACACTGGCTCCGATAGTTATCGGAGCCTTTCAGTGGCTGTATAAAATCAGACTCACCAGTGATAATTCAGGACTGGCCTGGTCAGTACGGATTGCTTTCACTGTAACCGGGATTATTTTTCATATTATGCTTCGCCGGGTATTCACGCCGGAACTGGACAGAATAAAGAAACGCCTTGTTAAAAAGACCACCCTTGAACGGGAATTGCGCACCGATGTCCGCACCGTAAAGTCCTTGTTGCCGGAAACACTGCATTATGATCCGCTGGATTATATCGATCTGAATAAAGGTATTTTTACTGGCATGGACAGGGAGAACGAACCGATGTATCTCCCGTTAAAAGACTGGCAGAAACAACATGCGGATATTATCGGCACTACCGGAGCCGGTAAAGGGGTGGCTGCCGGGATATTGCTCTACCAGAGCATTCTGGCCGATGAAGGTGTCTTTGTTATGGACCCCAAGGATGATGAATGGGCTCCACACCTTTACCGCAAAGCCTGTGAGGATGCAGGCAAGCCTTTTGCCTTAATTGACCTGCGAAAACAGCAATACCAGCTAAACCTGATTGAAAATATTACTGCCGATGAACTGGACGAATTGTTTGTTGCCGGTTTCAGCCTGGCGGAAAAAGGGCAGGAATCGGACTTCTATCGTATTGATGACCGAAAAGCCGCGCGTATGGCCGCGCAATTTGTCAGTGATAACCCATCGGCAACTCTCCGTGATGTTTATAACGGTGATTACGTTCAGGGTATTGCCGAAAAAATCAAAGCGTTCTTTGGGAAGATTGAGGAACTGGCATTACTCAATGCCATTAACTCACCAGAAGGCTTTTCGCTTAAGCACATATTTGATGAAGGCGGTTGCTGTTATGTTGTCGGCTCCATGCGAAACAGCAAAATTATTACCGCCCAGCGCATGCTGCTGGTTCGCCTTTACCAGTTGGCAGAAAAGCGCGATCGAGTAACAGACGTCCCCCGCCCTATTGCTGTTTATCTTTCCGAACTGAAATACCATCTATCCAGGCCAGCGCTGGAAGGTTTAGGCGCGGCGCGGGATAAAGGCGTACACATTATTATGGACCACCAGTCCATCGCCGATTTAAAAGACTGCCCGGCAGATTTGAAAGGTGACGCCGTTGTCGGTGCGGTCGTTGAAAATGCCAAATTCAAACTGGTTTACCGGGTTATGGACCCGGATACAGCGGAATGGGTGGCAAGAATGTCAGGCACTATTCTGGTGGATGACGAACTCCGTAAGGCTAAAACGGATAATATGCTGACGGAAACCATCGACAGTGAGCGCACAATCCGCCAGGCCGAACGTTTCTTTATTGACAGCAATATGATCCTGAACCTGCCCGATTTTGTCAGTTTTATCTTTACGACAAAAGCACTGCCTTCTGCCTCCCTGATTTCACCAATCAAGGTCAGAAAACGCCGGCTAAAAATCTTTTCGGTTTCCCCTGATATTACCGCAACAGCGGCACCGGTGAAGATCGCACTGGATTTTGGCGAGAATGATAAACCAGCTATGCCGGATGTGATGACAACGCACCCGGCTCTTTTCTTCGACGAAATAGAAGTAAAACCGGTAAAGCCGAAACCTGATGATGAAGAACACCTGTCCCCGCTGGATTTTTAA